The nucleotide sequence aaaatcattttaaagtgcTTTAAACAACAGTAAATATAATCTAAAGTAATTTAAACtgcaaaaaactgttttattttggaacatattttgaacatatttacagtacttgtttaattttatattcatgttaatTGGTTGAGCACTGGGGCACAAGAAGATGTCTCCCCTTCTGATAACTCTGATAGTTGTGCAGAAAGACAGGTGGACCCAGCCAGAACACTTGTCACACTGTCCCCATTTCACAATAACAATGTATGGCCTCTTACTTAGGTCAGGGCTAAACTTTTTGCACACAATGCATTTTTCAGAGTCTGGTATATCTTCCTCAGAACTACATGTATCACTTTCAGTCACTGTTCTTATAACCTTAGGTTTTTTGGCACAACCAGATACACTTGGTCTTGGAttgatattttctttatttgcatcttttgaacGTTTGTTACTTTGATTATGTTTATATGTCTGAATTTTGTTAAGGACTTCAGTTTCAGTAATAGCttgtccacctacaactttgctaagtgtgtttctttgtttttttgcTGTGTCCACATTTTGCAAAATCTTGCCCCCACGCTCCTGTAAAAACTGATCTGCCTTTTCATTATCCTCCAACGGCTCAGACCCTTTACTACAAGCATCACCTGCAGCTGTAACGTGGAAACAGGTTGATGGGGCCACTTGGTGATCAGATATCACATTTTTGTTCAATGGGTAAACACCACTCTTGCGGAAGGCAGCTTGAATGTTGGTAGCTGTGAGTGTTGAGCTGTACACTTTACAAGCTAAACTGGCAACATCATATCGTGATAGTGTACGACCCCCAGATGCTCTTAAATTGCTGTGTAGAGCTGCGTTCCAAGCAACCTCGAAGGGTCCAAAGCAGCTGACATCTAGGGGTTGCAATAGGTGGCTGCAATGAGGGGGTAGTACAAAGAGGATAATATCTTCCTGTTTAGCCCATTGTATTAGGTCCAGTGAAATGTGACTACTGTGGCCATCATAAAGTATCAGGACTGGTTCATTTTTTGATCGTAGGGGTAAGTATTGCAAGACGTGCTCTTTCAAATAACCAGAGAACACCTCTGTATTAGACCATCCTGTTGGGGAAACAGTTCCATTTGTACCAGGTGTCACACCATCTAACAGACTTGGCTGCATTCTCTGACCTGGAAAAACAAAGTAAGGAGGCACTTGCTGACCTACCCCATTTACACAACCAATGACAGTTACATTTTTTCCTCTGCTACCTGTTACGGCAGGAGTTGTGCCATGCTTTGATGAGACAATTTTTGGTGGTTTATGTTCTAGACTGAGCCCCTTCTCATCAATATTGTACAACCGATGGGGTTTTGATAATAGATCATACTTGACAAGAATTTCATGCAATTTGTTGAAATATCGATCCACAGCATCTCTTGTCGCACATCTTGCATGGGCTATATCAAGGCTTCTTGGTTTTTTCACCATTAGTTCTGGCCACCGGTCCAAAAACTTGTACAACCAACGATCAGTAAGAGGTTTTTCTCTTGGTCTCAGGCCTAAGGTGAAGGTATAATCACTTGCAAGGTTTATAGTCTCTTGCCTGGTGTACCCAAAGCCTACTTCACCCATAGTTTGGATGTGACTTGCCAGTAGAGACTCCTGATCAAGAGTAAACAGTGGGTCAGGGCCTGGTTTCACAGTGTCAATACTAATTATCCCATGCAACCTGTCAATAAGTGTTGTTTTGGGGACATTAAAGTACAATGCTGATTTTCTAATTGACATTTGATTGTCTTTTACAGCCATAAAGGCCCTTTGTAAGTCATCAATGTCATAGGATGACCTGTAGGGGCCACGGACAGGATTAGTTTTCTGAAAATATACcaattatgttctattttaatATGTGCAATAGAATGAATATATAGCAATTACAATCCAATTAGTTGttataaaatggttttctgataaGGTTCAGTGGTTATCAAAACACCTAATTTTTTATGCGCagtatactactactaccaaacGACAATTTAGGTGGCCCTGGAGAAATATGTAAAACACCTTCGTTACGAGAGAGAAATTATCGGTCAAGTTTAAAGCGAGTGAAACCGTTCTAGAAGCTAAAGATAATTAGGGATTAGTAAAAACTACGTAAAATGCAGCATTTCATATTAAAGTGAAACAATTTTACCTGTCGGATCTCCATTTTACGTCATTTAAACCTGGATGACATTTCACCGACACTTGTAAACAAAACTTGCGCGCGACGTCCGGAAATTCGCTTATTTTACTTATGCATGAATAATTTACCGGGGCCGGTCGAAAACAGGAAGTGGTCGAATTCGGGTTGTGACAGGATAAACATAGCGTcgtccattttgtccgtcaatttgaacaaatgttttcatcatgCCGGAACAAAGTCTTTGAATTCTTATTCAAACTCCATGACTTTAAAGAATGTATGGCACAGATACCACCCAGCACAGTCGAAGCGATCGAAACTGGAAGTTCGTGGGTTTGCTGCTGAAGAAAAGGTGAGTTTTTTTGTCTGTTGGGCAGTCGAGCTTACAATGAGCCTTCCATCGGGATTGGCCTGCTctagcttcagcgtacagtttatatagtattgacagacctgtacgctgaagctaaccccgtatcgaaagtcaaccagagtcataacatatttatgtcacgctataaatctagtcaatataaattgccgcctaagagtcttttgatgatttttgctttggcagactcttgtcagatttattctgaacgcgaattatttcagctagctATAAATCatagaaagctcattttcttggatacatttctacatatattggtgaatgaatataaaatgggtgtgaccccttatgtaccagtccctttatgtaccagtccctttatgtaccactttgagacTTTATGGGGTGCtggatgtttcggtaaatgaccagttcggtaaattgatttatagagtaaaagtcgtggatgtttcggtaaattgattttatataggaggtatacctacaacgaggtgttaatgacacctattatcggcttacaataacattgggggcatttatttgcaaactgtggattacttttgagttgagtaattaatgccatgcctaaggtaaagaatttagttaattttacgatttaaataacgcaatactgttgtttggtttttaaattggtgcttttatttaattaacaaaattataacataatagtaaaaataagaaataatgatttatggcggaataaATGTAAGCTCTGCAATTacgtttaatgctattttaaaaagttttttatgattaaagaataaaggtttcatgttgaattttatatttatttatatgttttattatttctttctggttgcgaaaaacacacaaaaaaacaatatataaaatttaaaacgtgtacgtaattaataaaaagtaatataatgatacgcgttatgttttataattatgttaagtgcgcgtgtcattgaacgttgagttaagcgaagagatacacatacttgaaaactgataaaattgacatataacacaacgccagccgaatgaatacactgtgtaatagcaagctgccgTGATGATCATTATCTTATCAAATTAATACACTGGCACCTGactactgtactggaacaatgggttttacggccaaaataactgatatcattttttgccctaacaaatcggttcaataaataaataataactgatctactttgtaatccgttttatttaccatataatataaataagcaacaactaaaccttggatactatatatatatatttgaatatttcatgtcatttaaaaaaaatgagggagtaagcacatattaattagatacatttttgacgcactacaatatttttacatttttatcacacatttttatCATTCAGATTTTCTAATACAAATTAGATACATGTACGACactgttcaatttaatgttacatttcaaccatatcaGTCGTTCATCTTTCAAGCCTCGTCGTcgtcgagcatgtggtggaccgcTGTGGATGGTCCGAGGGCATTGATGTGGCTGATGATCCTCAGAAGTTCAGTTGTTGTCAGCTTCTCTTCTTCGTAGTCATCCCATGCTTGATGCAGTCTGCCGTGTATCGTAACATACTTCTTCCGCCTGATCTTCGTGAGAAGGTGCTGGCTCACCAGCCGTATATGAAGATCAACAGTCTCAGATTCCTCTCTGAGAAGGTTGGCCAACTTGTAAAGCCCGAGGTTGGCTGAACACGCTCGTGCGTTGATGCGTCTATGCCATcctgtaattataataaaaacatgtttgtacttaataacaagattatgtcatttttttatcagtttttaataacattattatgaaaCAAATGCTTATTACCGTTATAGTATGATATGAAAGTATAAGATTAATATACGAAAAATATACAATGTGAATTGTTTCAtacttataaattaataatgctaATTGTATTATAGTTACCTTCCAAGTCGTTGTTCGTTCGCACCTCCTCTCTAAACACGCACCAATTGAGGGGTCGCCATACACTGCCGTGGATCCATGTACGGGAAATGTACTCGCATACCCGCAGTACGGGACCCCCGACTCCTTCAGCTACCTCCATCAGCCTGTTGAATGCCGGTTCAATCTGTTCAACTGGTAGATAAGGAAGGGACATAATTTTCCTGAAGAACTCGAACTTGTCACCATGTTGCTGATACGCGGTACTCAGTCCCTCTGTGGTGATCTTCCTGTATATCCGCTGTGTAAAGTGGAAGACGCATCCCCGTATCACGGCATCAGGAAAAACCTCTCTTATCGCCTGCCAAGTTGCTGAAAATAGAAAATACATAGAAATTAATAGTAatcaaacatgtattatttatgttattgctACAAAAGTAAATTACTCAAATCAATTTAGTCGTTTTCATAACCTTTTTATGACTTACCAGCTTCAAAGTCTAACATAATCCACTCTACAGAGAGATCCCCCAGTCTGCGACGTAGACTCCTgaaaacctgaaaaataagaacgtaaatattatttagtttaatttatattattaacaaaCATTACTACATTAAATTTTTgcgaattgttgttgttgttgtataataataataatcatcatcatcatcatcatgatattataattcttcttattattattattacaaataatattactacATTCGGTTATACATTCGGTTATAATATAACACAATACCTGAACGTAATCATCTTTACTTCGCCTCGACATCAGAGCGTACGCCAGTGGCACCTGCTTCTCATCTTCCCCCTTCTTCACAAATGTGTGGATAGAGTGTAGCTGGTAAAACGGCTGCTTTACCACCTTGAAGGTGCCATCCATATACCACATCTTTGCCTGTCGTAGTAGATCCAGCTGGCGCTGCGTTCCGAAGACGATGTGTCGAGCACCGTCCAGAACAAGGTCGTCCACTATGAAGTCTTCTCCGATGAAGTTTCTGTCaagctgaaataaaaaaataaatattttgggttctattacattattattgcaacaaaagtttaataattaaataatttaactatTAAATGATATGTAAGGAGAGGTAGCGCAATACAGTAATGTTGATATAACCGGACGCCTACTTACCTCAAACGCTAAGTCTTTAGGATCATCGGGACGGAGACGTCTGTGGTGGTTGACAACACGAACTAGATTTGCTGGTTTGGGTAGGCTGACATCGTTTGGTGCCACCATATCCTTCATGACACGTTCCACGATTACGGCGGCTGGCTCAAAGACACGTTCTCGCGCCAGTTCCTTCACCTGAAACAAATATAACGTAAGTTatctataattataaattatattgttcaaaataaaatacacttcaaagtaaaatagatttaataaaataagttataaGACAATATCCATATTATAAGCTAGATAAGATTATAAGTTagattttgcaaaataaattacaCTTCAATAATAAAATAGCCAAACAATCGTACCTTCTTAGCTATTTTCATCTTTTTTGTAGCACCAGGATCTTGTGGATGAACGTGTCCTGCTACACCCGATGTGAACATGTCGCGGTACTGTTTCACGGATGCCGGACATTTTACTGTCTTGTTTCGCACCGAGCATCGCCAGAATTGTCTCTCTCCGGACGTTACctaaaatgataaaacaaatcatgtgtaatatttatttcagtgAATTCAACATGCGTGTAACGAATTATCATGCagaattttatattattataaacacgTTCATGTGAGCTGCATTTATCAGACATCTTATGTATTATCAATGTATGTAATTCATTTTAATGAAACGTAAAATACATACCCCCTTCGTGTAAGAATATCCATCCGAACTGATCAGTTTCGCCGCACCTCGCTTAGTCCCGGACTCCACAATCTCATACGTAATTACGGCGTCGTCGGCGGGGATTTCGTCGTTCAGCTCAAGGTCATCAGGTAAAGACGTGTCTACCACTGGTGTTGGTCGTTCGTACTCTTGGGCTAGGTCGAATGACACATCTGGTATGGTAGTGTTACCCCCATGTCTTAGATCTTCTTGTGCAAGATTTCTGAGTGGCGATACCGGGATTtcaagtggtggtggtggttcgTCGACGTTCCTGCAACCATTACAGAACCACTCTATCTGTACCTCACCACTGCGCAGTTGCATGTACTGCTGATGggtaatttctaaaaataaataaagcaaagttataacataatatgatttt is from Dreissena polymorpha isolate Duluth1 chromosome 14, UMN_Dpol_1.0, whole genome shotgun sequence and encodes:
- the LOC127857365 gene encoding uncharacterized protein LOC127857365, whose translation is MEIRQKTNPVRGPYRSSYDIDDLQRAFMAVKDNQMSIRKSALYFNVPKTTLIDRLHGIISIDTVKPGPDPLFTLDQESLLASHIQTMGEVGFGYTRQETINLASDYTFTLGLRPREKPLTDRWLYKFLDRWPELMVKKPRSLDIAHARCATRDAVDRYFNKLHEILVKYDLLSKPHRLYNIDEKGLSLEHKPPKIVSSKHGTTPAVTGSRGKNVTVIGCVNGVGQQVPPYFVFPGQRMQPSLLDGVTPGTNGTVSPTGWSNTEVFSGYLKEHVLQYLPLRSKNEPVLILYDGHSSHISLDLIQWAKQEDIILFVLPPHCSHLLQPLDVSCFGPFEVAWNAALHSNLRASGGRTLSRYDVASLACKVYSSTLTATNIQAAFRKSGVYPLNKNVISDHQVAPSTCFHVTAAGDACSKGSEPLEDNEKADQFLQERGGKILQNVDTAKKQRNTLSKVSYQKGRHLLVPQCSTN
- the LOC127858196 gene encoding uncharacterized protein LOC127858196 isoform X4, which gives rise to MAEHPCIYCNIEVTSRAHAIACDSCGRWSHRRHTEITHQQYMQLRSGEVQIEWFCNGCRNVDEPPPPLEIPVSPLRNLAQEDLRHGGNTTIPDVSFDLAQEYERPTPVVDTSLPDDLELNDEIPADDAVITYEIVESGTKRGAAKLISSDGYSYTKGVTSGERQFWRCSVRNKTVKCPASVKQYRDMFTSGVAGHVHPQDPGATKKMKIAKKVKELARERVFEPAAVIVERVMKDMVAPNDVSLPKPANLVRVVNHHRRLRPDDPKDLAFELDRNFIGEDFIVDDLVLDGARHIVFGTQRQLDLLRQAKMWYMDGTFKVVKQPFYQLHSIHTFVKKGEDEKQVPLAYALMSRRSKDDYVQVFRSLRRRLGDLSVEWIMLDFEAGWHRRINARACSANLGLYKLANLLREESETVDLHIRLVSQHLLTKIRRKKYVTIHGRLHQAWDDYEEEKLTTTELLRIISHINALGPSTAVHHMLDDDEA
- the LOC127858196 gene encoding uncharacterized protein LOC127858196 isoform X1; protein product: MAEHPCIYCNIEVTSRAHAIACDSCGRWSHRRHTEITHQQYMQLRSGEVQIEWFCNGCRNVDEPPPPLEIPVSPLRNLAQEDLRHGGNTTIPDVSFDLAQEYERPTPVVDTSLPDDLELNDEIPADDAVITYEIVESGTKRGAAKLISSDGYSYTKGVTSGERQFWRCSVRNKTVKCPASVKQYRDMFTSGVAGHVHPQDPGATKKMKIAKKVKELARERVFEPAAVIVERVMKDMVAPNDVSLPKPANLVRVVNHHRRLRPDDPKDLAFELDRNFIGEDFIVDDLVLDGARHIVFGTQRQLDLLRQAKMWYMDGTFKVVKQPFYQLHSIHTFVKKGEDEKQVPLAYALMSRRSKDDYVQVFRSLRRRLGDLSVEWIMLDFEAATWQAIREVFPDAVIRGCVFHFTQRIYRKITTEGLSTAYQQHGDKFEFFRKIMSLPYLPVEQIEPAFNRLMEVAEGVGGPVLRVCEYISRTWIHGSVWRPLNWCVFREEVRTNNDLEGWHRRINARACSANLGLYKLANLLREESETVDLHIRLVSQHLLTKIRRKKYVTIHGRLHQAWDDYEEEKLTTTELLRIISHINALGPSTAVHHMLDDDEA
- the LOC127858196 gene encoding uncharacterized protein LOC127858196 isoform X3, with the protein product MAEHPCIYCNIEVTSRAHAIACDSCGRWSHRRHTEITHQQYMQLRSGEVQIEWFCNGCRNVDEPPPPLEIPVSPLRNLAQEDLRHGGNTTIPDVSFDLAQEYERPTPVVDTSLPDDLELNDEIPADDAVITYEIVESGTKRGAAKLISSDGYSYTKGELARERVFEPAAVIVERVMKDMVAPNDVSLPKPANLVRVVNHHRRLRPDDPKDLAFELDRNFIGEDFIVDDLVLDGARHIVFGTQRQLDLLRQAKMWYMDGTFKVVKQPFYQLHSIHTFVKKGEDEKQVPLAYALMSRRSKDDYVQVFRSLRRRLGDLSVEWIMLDFEAATWQAIREVFPDAVIRGCVFHFTQRIYRKITTEGLSTAYQQHGDKFEFFRKIMSLPYLPVEQIEPAFNRLMEVAEGVGGPVLRVCEYISRTWIHGSVWRPLNWCVFREEVRTNNDLEGWHRRINARACSANLGLYKLANLLREESETVDLHIRLVSQHLLTKIRRKKYVTIHGRLHQAWDDYEEEKLTTTELLRIISHINALGPSTAVHHMLDDDEA
- the LOC127858196 gene encoding uncharacterized protein LOC127858196 isoform X2 — translated: MAEHPCIYCNIEVTSRAHAIACDSCGRWSHRRHTEITHQQYMQLRSGEVQIEWFCNGCRNVDEPPPPLEIPVSPLRNLAQEDLRHGGNTTIPDVSFDLAQEYERPTPVVDTSLPDDLELNDEIPADDAVITYEIVESGTKRGAAKLISSDGYSYTKGVKELARERVFEPAAVIVERVMKDMVAPNDVSLPKPANLVRVVNHHRRLRPDDPKDLAFELDRNFIGEDFIVDDLVLDGARHIVFGTQRQLDLLRQAKMWYMDGTFKVVKQPFYQLHSIHTFVKKGEDEKQVPLAYALMSRRSKDDYVQVFRSLRRRLGDLSVEWIMLDFEAATWQAIREVFPDAVIRGCVFHFTQRIYRKITTEGLSTAYQQHGDKFEFFRKIMSLPYLPVEQIEPAFNRLMEVAEGVGGPVLRVCEYISRTWIHGSVWRPLNWCVFREEVRTNNDLEGWHRRINARACSANLGLYKLANLLREESETVDLHIRLVSQHLLTKIRRKKYVTIHGRLHQAWDDYEEEKLTTTELLRIISHINALGPSTAVHHMLDDDEA